The following proteins are encoded in a genomic region of Chaetodon auriga isolate fChaAug3 chromosome 8, fChaAug3.hap1, whole genome shotgun sequence:
- the bola1 gene encoding bolA-like protein 1, producing the protein MLPSVLRCARPISTSLALSRPLAHFRPHMDPDPSRPVERAIRAKLTDTLKPDHLEVHNESHMHAVPPGSESHFRVLVVSSQFEGLPLIKRHRLVNEALKEELSSCVHALAIQAKTPEQWQSNPTLVKSPPCLGGSKGDHTMEEKLKAGRE; encoded by the coding sequence ATGCTGCCCAGTGTGCTCCGCTGTGCTCGGCCCATCTCCACCAGTCTTGCCTTAAGCCGGCCTCTGGCCCACTTCAGACCACACATGGACCCAGACCCGAGCCGGCCTGTTGAGAGGGCTATCAGAGCCAAACTGACCGACACGCTCAAGCCGGACCACTTAGAGGTCCACAATGAAAGCCACATGCATGCTGTGCCCCCAGGCTCTGAATCCCATTTCCGCGTCCTGGTTGTAAGCTCTCAGTTTGAGGGTCTGCCCCTGATAAAGCGCCACCGCCTGGTTAATGAGGCTTTGAAAGAAGAGCTGAGCAGCTGCGTTCATGCGCTGGCTATCCAGGCAAAGACTCCTGAGCAGTGGCAAAGCAACCCCACCCTGGTTAAGAGTCCGCCCTGCCTGGGAGGCTCGAAGGGAGATCACACAATGGAGGAAAAACTGAAGGCCGGACGAGAGTGA